The Desulfurellaceae bacterium nucleotide sequence ATGGGCAGGCCGCCTCGGATGTCCTCAGCAGTCTCAAGAGCGAAGGCCGGCTGCGGCTGGAAGGCGGACGGCTGGCGCTCGGCGCCACGCTCTCCTCGGCCCAGGGCCGACTGGCCGCAGTTGACTATACGGACCTCCAGGCCGAGCTGTCCCTGTCAGACCAGGTAGCCAGGCTTGAGCGGCTCAGTGTCGATACGCTGGGCGGCTCGGTCGTTGCCTCGGGACGTTACGATACGGCTGCCAGCCCGCCCCGGCTCCGACTCGCCTCGCAGGTCTCGAACATTGAGCTGGCCGAGCTGTTCAGGGTCTCCCTGCCCGGGGCGTCCGACTCCGCGCACGGCACGGCCGATTTCAGCCTTGAGCTGACCGGCAGCGGCCGGGACTGGCCAGCCCTGAAACCGAGCCTGGACGGTCGGGGTGAGCTGGAGATCAAGGACGGGGCGCTGACCGACATCAACATTGCCGACGAGGTGCTGCGGCAGGTCACCGGTATTCCGGGTCTGACGAATTTTGTTTCGCCACGCGTGCGCCAAAAGTACCCGGCTCTTTTCAGTCGCCGAGACACCGAGTTTCTTCAGCTGGGCGGCCGTCTTCGGCTCAGCCAGGGCAGAATCCTGCTTGACGACGTGCAGCTGGCGGCGGCCGATTATACGACCCAGGGCCAGGGCTGGCTGGACTACGACCAGACCGTTGATTTTCAGGGTCAACTCATTCTGGCCGAGGAGCTGTCACAGGATATTCAAGACGGCGTGCGGCTGGCCAGTCTGCTCAGCAACGATCAGGGACGGATTGCGCTGCCCTTTGCCCTGCGCGGCAGCCTGCCCGGCGCAAAACCCGTGCCTGACATCACGGCCATAGCCCGGCGGGTCCAGCGCGGTCTTGTCACCCAGGGCGTCGAAGCCCTGCAAGACAAGGTCTTGAACAAACTCCTACCCCCGACGGCGACGCGTGACGGAGGGACACAAGACGGCCGGGACGACGCCCCGGCCGATCCGGTCAGGCCCGAGGACGTGTTAAGAGAAGGCTTGCGGGAAGGGCTGAGGGGCCTGTTCGGACGCTAAGCGCTCCGCTTGGGTGCGTCTTCTCCCTTCTGGCCCTGGCCCTCCTGGCCCTCCTGGCCGCCCACAAGCCGGCCAATCGCCCGCTCCACCCGTCGCAGCCGACGGACCACTTCGGGCAGCCTGGGCAGCAGGGCCGAATAGCGGCGCCAGGAAAAGATATCGACGGCCGGATAGCCGCCGATAACGGAGTCGGGCGGCACATCGTTGGGAATGCCGCTCTTGGCCGCCACCCGCGTCTTGTCGCCGATCGTCAAATGACCGGCAACACCGACCTGACCGCCCATTTGCACCCCTGAGCCGACTTTGGTGCTGCCCGACAGTCCGACCTGAGCGGCCAGCAGCACGCCCTGGCCAAGCTCGCAGCCGTGGGCAATCATCACCAGATTGTCGATCTTGGTCCCCCGACCGATGCGCGTCGCCCCCAGGGTGGCCCGGTCAACGGTGGTGTTGGCGCCGATTTCGACCTCGTCCTCAAGCACGACATGACCGGTCTGCGGATTCGGCACAACCGTCCCGTCGGGCAGCGGCACATAGCCGAACCCGTCCCCGCCAACGACCGCCCCACTCTGCAGGACAACCCGGTGGCCGATCCGCGTGCCCTCGCGCACTACCGCGCCGGCGTGGGCGGTAAACCGGTCGCCAATCCTGACCTGGGGATAAATGACGACATGGGCGGCGAGGCGCGCCCCGCGGCCAATCACCACCTCGTCGCCGACCACGGCGTAGGGTCCGACCGAGGCGCCCTCGCCAATTCGAGCCGAGGGCGCAATCACGGCCGTGGGATGAATTCCCGCAGGCGGGACGTAGGGCGGATAAAACCAGCCCAGCACCTGAGACAGGGACAGCGCCGGGTTGTCCACCCGGACCAGGGCCAGCCTGTCCGCAAGCTGTCCGAGCGGCACGTCCCGAGCCACCAGGACCGCAGCCGCCCTGGTCAGCGGGAGTTTGGCCGCGTATTTTTTGTTGGTCAGAAAGGTCAGCTCTGCCGGTCCGGCCTCTTCGATGGGCTTGATGCCGTCAATCTCCAGCGCGCCGTCGCCGTGGAGTTCGGCGCCTAAGCGCTCGGCGATGTGTCCAAGTTTCATCCGGCCTCTCCTTTCACCCTTGCCTATGTGTCGCCCCTATCGCTCTCCCACCACTACCGGCCCACCCTTTGCTTGTCACTCCCCGGCCTGTGTGTTAGGAACACCACTGGCCGCCGCCAAAATCCGGGACGAAAACGCAAAGGCATTCATGCAAACACTCAAACTCGGGATTCCCAAAGGCAGTCTGGAAGCCACCACCATCGACCTGTTTCGCAAAGCCGGCTGGAAAATCACCACCAGTTCGCGGAGCTATTTTCCCAGCATTGATGACCCGACGCTGCGCTGCATGCTGGTCCGGGCTCAAGAGATGGCCCAGTATGTGGAATCCGGCGCGCTGGATGTCGGACTGACCGGCAAAGACTGGATCATGGAGCAGAACGCCGATGTCGAGGTGGTCAAAGATCTGGTCTACTCCAAGGCCAGCTTTCAGCCGACCCGCTGGGTCATTGCGGTGCCGCACGATTCGCCGATCACAACTCCTCAGGATTTGCACGGCAAACGGATCGCCACCGAACTGGTCGCCTACACCAAGCGCTACTTTGCCGAACGGGATATCGATGTCGCGGTCGAATTTTCGTGGGGTGCGACCGAGGCCAAGGCGGCCGAGGAACTGGTTGACGCGATTGTTGAGGTCACCGAGTCCGGTTCGACCATCCGCGCCCACGGCCTCAGGATCATCCACGAGCTGTTCACCTCCAACCCGCAGCTGATTGCCAACCGTCGAGCCTGGCAGGACCCGGCCAAAAAGGAGCACATCCAGCAGATTGCCCTGCTGCTGACCGGCGCCCTGGAAGCCGAGGCCAAGGTCGGCATCAAGATGAACGTGCCCAAGGAAAAGCTCGACCACATCGTCGAGATGTTGCCGAGCCTGACCGCGCCTACCGTCTCGCCGCTGTACAAGACCCCGTGGTTTGCGGTCGAAAGCGTGATCAGCGAGAGCCGGGTCAGAGAGCTGATCCCCCAGCTCATCAAGAACGGGGCGGTGGGGATTATCGAATATCCCCTGAACAAAATCATCTAGGCGCAAAAAAGCCCGCACCGAAAGATGCGGGCCGAAGGCGAATCTCGGATCGCTATTCCTCTTCTTCTTCGATGGGCTCGGTCAGCCGCCTGCCCCGATAGTAATACGCACCGTCGGTGCCGATGTGGGCGCGGTGCGACAGGTGGGTTTCGCCGGTCTGGGTATCCGTCCGCAGCGCCGGAGCCGACAGGGCGTGGTGAGCCCGCCGCTTGTTGCGTTTGGTGCGCGAGGTTCGTCGTTTGGGGACCGCCACAGGGTTTCCTTTCTGCGCCCTCGCTCAGGCCGGGGCTTCGTCGCCCTGTTCCTCCATGGTGCTGAGGAAGGCGTCCTTGTCCGCTCCGGTCATGATAAAAATCCCCTCCCAGCCGCACACCTCTTCGCACAGCTGGCAGCCGACGCAGGTCTTTTCGTCAACATCGACGCGGCCGAGGTACTGAGGACCGTTATGGACCGAGGGCGTGATACAGTCAAAAGGGCACACGTCGATACACACGCCGCAGCCGTTGCAGTTATCGAGATGGACTACCGCGATGGGCCGCTCAACCCGCTTCAAGACAGAGGTCACCGTCCCGAAGGTATCCAAAATGGCGGCGTCGGGGCAGATCACGCCGCAGGCCCCACAGTCGATACACAGCGAGGGTTCGATAAAGTAGGCTTTTTTGGACTCTCCGCTGATGGCTTTGGTCGGACAGCGCTTCTCGCAGGCGCTACACCCGGTGCAGTTTTCCGCCACGATGGTGAACGGCATACGGCCACTCCCTATTTCTGCATTTCGTCGAGAATTTCGTCGGCCCGGCCCTCTTCGATCAGTTGGTCGTTTTTCCGGCCTTCCCGAAAGGCGAGCCAAGTGAAGTACAACACCAGAAACATCAAGCCGACAATAGGGATATTGTCGGGCTTGGTGATGATTTCAACGAACTGTTCCCAACCTGTTTTCTGCATAACTGCCCCAACACTAGCGAGCCCCCCACATTTTGTCAACGAAGGGGGCGCGTCGCTCGCAGACCGCGTTCGGTTTTGGCCGCCCGCCCCCTCCCCTTGCGGCAGAACGGTTTTTCGGTATACATGGGAGCGATTCTGCGCAGGGAAAAAGGAAAGGGTATTCATGTTAGAGTGGCTGCCTGAAGACGTCTCGCCGTACGGAGCGGAGATCGATTCGCTCTTCTATTTCATCTATTACCTGACCGCTGCGGCTTTCATTGTCGTCACCGCCCTGATGCTCATCTTTCTGTTTGTGTACCGAGACCGGGGCGACCGGCGGGCGGCCTACACCCACGGCAACACCCCGCTGGAAATCATCTGGACGATCATTCCGGCCATGGTCTTCATCGGTCTGGGGTTGGCCAGCACCTCGCTGTGGGAGGATATCAAGCTCGTGCCGCCCGACACCGATACCGTGGTCAAGGTGACCGGCAAGCAGTTCAACTGGGAAATCCTGTATCCCGGTCCGGACGGCGAGTTCGACACCGCCGACGACAAGCAGGTTGACAACGATATCCGGGTTCCGGCCGGCGAGCCCATCCGGGTCATCCTGGCCTCCAGAGACGTGATTCACAGCTTCTTTCTGCCCAACCTGCGCTTTAAGCAGGATACCGTTCCAGGTCGAGAGATCATCGGCTGGTTTCAGGCCAACAAGCCGGGCCGGTATGAGATCCCGTGCGCCGAGCTGTGCGGCTTCGGCCACTCGGGCATGAAGGGCTGGCTGTACGCCCTGGCCCCGGACGAGTATCAGGCCTGGGTAGACGAGCAGTGGCCGCCGCCGCCACCGGCAGCAGCAGCGCCGGAAGCGACCGCCGCAGCCACGGACGTGCCCGACGCGCCGGAAGCGGCGGCTGCGGAGACCGCCCCCGACATGCCCGAGGCAGCCCAGACTACCGCTGAATAAGCGGCAACCGAGCGAGACCAAGAGCCAGACAGATCAAGCCATAGGAGACAGACCATGAGCGACGCAGGAGCGGTAGAAGCCCAGGAGGCCCATGCTCACGACGCCCACCACGAGCTGGGATTTATCCGCACCTATATCTTTTCCACCGATCATAAGATGATCGGACGCCAGTTCTTATTCTCAAGCGTCCTGATGCTCGTCATCGGCGGCCTGCTGGCCATGATGATGCGCTGGGAACTGGCCTGGCCGGAAACCCCGGTACCGTTCACCAGCTGGATTTCCGAGCCGTTCATGTACGCCGAGCCGGAGCACGGCCTGTACGGGGCGTATATGGACCCGGCCTTCTACAACTCGCTGTTTACCATGCACGCCACAATCATGATTTTCTTTGTGGTCATGCCGTTCATGGTCGGCGGGTTCGGCAACTTCTTGATCCCGCTGATGATTGGCGCGGGCGATATGGCCTTCCCGGTCCTCAACATGCTGTCGTTCTGGACTGCCGTACCGGCTATCGTGCTGATTCTGTGCAGCTTTTTTGTCGAAGGCGGCGCGGCCGGCGGCGGCTGGACCATGTATGCCAGCCTGTCGGCCGATGCGACCTATGGTGCCGGTGCTCAGGGCGTCAACCTGTGGATTATCAGCCTGCTCATCCTGGGTTTTTCGTCTCTGATGGGCTCAATCAACTATATTACGACGGTCATCAATATGCGGGCGCCGGGCATGACCTGGTTTCGCATGCCGCTGGTCATCTGGTCGTTGTTCGTGACCGCCATCCTGCTGCTGCTG carries:
- the lpxD gene encoding UDP-3-O-(3-hydroxymyristoyl)glucosamine N-acyltransferase, producing the protein MKLGHIAERLGAELHGDGALEIDGIKPIEEAGPAELTFLTNKKYAAKLPLTRAAAVLVARDVPLGQLADRLALVRVDNPALSLSQVLGWFYPPYVPPAGIHPTAVIAPSARIGEGASVGPYAVVGDEVVIGRGARLAAHVVIYPQVRIGDRFTAHAGAVVREGTRIGHRVVLQSGAVVGGDGFGYVPLPDGTVVPNPQTGHVVLEDEVEIGANTTVDRATLGATRIGRGTKIDNLVMIAHGCELGQGVLLAAQVGLSGSTKVGSGVQMGGQVGVAGHLTIGDKTRVAAKSGIPNDVPPDSVIGGYPAVDIFSWRRYSALLPRLPEVVRRLRRVERAIGRLVGGQEGQEGQGQKGEDAPKRSA
- the rpmF gene encoding 50S ribosomal protein L32 → MAVPKRRTSRTKRNKRRAHHALSAPALRTDTQTGETHLSHRAHIGTDGAYYYRGRRLTEPIEEEEE
- a CDS encoding ATP phosphoribosyltransferase — its product is MQTLKLGIPKGSLEATTIDLFRKAGWKITTSSRSYFPSIDDPTLRCMLVRAQEMAQYVESGALDVGLTGKDWIMEQNADVEVVKDLVYSKASFQPTRWVIAVPHDSPITTPQDLHGKRIATELVAYTKRYFAERDIDVAVEFSWGATEAKAAEELVDAIVEVTESGSTIRAHGLRIIHELFTSNPQLIANRRAWQDPAKKEHIQQIALLLTGALEAEAKVGIKMNVPKEKLDHIVEMLPSLTAPTVSPLYKTPWFAVESVISESRVRELIPQLIKNGAVGIIEYPLNKII
- the coxB gene encoding cytochrome c oxidase subunit II yields the protein MLEWLPEDVSPYGAEIDSLFYFIYYLTAAAFIVVTALMLIFLFVYRDRGDRRAAYTHGNTPLEIIWTIIPAMVFIGLGLASTSLWEDIKLVPPDTDTVVKVTGKQFNWEILYPGPDGEFDTADDKQVDNDIRVPAGEPIRVILASRDVIHSFFLPNLRFKQDTVPGREIIGWFQANKPGRYEIPCAELCGFGHSGMKGWLYALAPDEYQAWVDEQWPPPPPAAAAPEATAAATDVPDAPEAAAAETAPDMPEAAQTTAE
- a CDS encoding 4Fe-4S binding protein; its protein translation is MPFTIVAENCTGCSACEKRCPTKAISGESKKAYFIEPSLCIDCGACGVICPDAAILDTFGTVTSVLKRVERPIAVVHLDNCNGCGVCIDVCPFDCITPSVHNGPQYLGRVDVDEKTCVGCQLCEEVCGWEGIFIMTGADKDAFLSTMEEQGDEAPA